In the Candidatus Poribacteria bacterium genome, TGTCGGGTTTGTAGAATCCTGCTACAATACGGAGGAAGGTTGATTTACCACACCCTGACGGACCGAGGAGGAAGAAGAACTCTCCCGTCTCAATTTTCAGACTCACGTCGTTGACAGCGAGCGTTGTATCGAAGGCTTTTGTGACGTGGGTTAATTCAACAGAAACTGCCATAATGGTTATTGGTTGTTAGTTGTCGGTTGTAGGTAAAGCATTTCTTGTAAAAAATGATGACTGGCGAAGGAAAAATTTAGCCAATGATGGTAGGTAGCCTGTAGCCGAAGGCGAAGGCGGATTCTTGAACGCATCCTTCACTGCACAAGGTAGCCTGACTACTCCCGTTAGGGCAAAATTAAAAATTTTTCACGCAGCGGAAGCCGATTGTGCTGCCAGATGAGAGGTGATACCATCGGTCTGCAACGCGAAGGTCTTCAGGACTTCCGCCCCAACCACCGCCGCGTAGGATACGGAAATTTTCATTATCCGGTGCAATTTCTCTGCCGAAGCGCGGGTTGTTCTGTGGACTCATGCTATAGAATTCAGCGTTGTATTCATCGAAACACCATTCCCAAGCGTTTCCCGCCATATCATATAGATTATAACCGTTCGGTGGGAAGCTGCCGACAGGTGCTGTCCACTTCCATCTGTCCGTTCCACCCGTACCCCCAAAATTGGCATCTGCATAAGTTATTATATCACCATTCGGGTATCGTTTACCAGTAAGATTTCCACGTGCGGCGTATTCCCACTCCGCTTCGGTCGGTAAACGTTTGTTTGCCCACGCCGCGTATGCAGCGGCATCTCGCCAACTCACATGGACGACAGGAGCA is a window encoding:
- a CDS encoding formylglycine-generating enzyme family protein, which gives rise to MRIAGIFLITIVTLSVYACGQSEDGSTTGIESAIEIVSEVDGATMVLIPAGTFQMGSTIGDSDEQPVHTVTLDAFYMDMYEVTNARYQKFVQSTGYPQPPLSHDPKFNAPDAPVVHVSWRDAAAYAAWANKRLPTEAEWEYAARGNLTGKRYPNGDIITYADANFGGTGGTDRWKWTAPVGSFPPNGYNLYDMAGNAWEWCFDEYNAEFYSMSPQNNPRFGREIAPDNENFRILRGGGWGGSPEDLRVADRWYHLSSGSTIGFRCVKNF